A section of the Triticum dicoccoides isolate Atlit2015 ecotype Zavitan chromosome 7A, WEW_v2.0, whole genome shotgun sequence genome encodes:
- the LOC119329406 gene encoding GDSL esterase/lipase At5g03610-like: MKLLPAALGLVLLLLLVLNPNGVEARPAPAVGHQKKASSATFFVFGDDFADNGNLPLTDPVTEMSRQWAYPYGSNYVDADGFPRPNTPSGRFSNYRIQSDFIATMLGLEEAPPAHARTAEKTCDPSGMTFATGGAGVLDSTLHEVSILAKQVDTFKKMVKDGTITENQLSRSVVLVAFFGNDYAGIGVIGLSSPNNINAYIGKVTKEIATNVDQLLKLGVTKVLVNNLHPIGCMPSHTRTNNYTTCDIFENLGATIHNDNLKKVMTSKNVYIVDVYTAFTNIVDHVAGKGSELSKQFKRKLSPCCESLDSKGYCGQQDESSSKLLYTVCDKSNKFFYWDDMHPTHAG, from the exons ATGAAGCTTCTTCCGGCCGCCctcggcctcgtcctcctcctcctgctcgttCTGAATCCCAATGGCGTGGAGGCCCGGCCAGCCCCGGCCGTCGGCCATCAGAAGAAGGCCTCGAGCGCTACCTTCTTCGTCTTCGGGGATGACTTCGCCGACAACGGGAACCTCCCTCTGACCGACCCAGTCACCGAGATGTCGCGGCAATGGGCCTACCCCTACGGCTCCAACTACGTCGATGCCGATGGGTTTCCGCGGCCTAATACTCCGTCCGGCCGTTTCTCAAACTACAGAATTCAGTCGGATTTCATCG CAACAATGCTGGGATTGGAGGAAGCCCCTCCGGCGCATGCCCGCACGGCAGAGAAAACCTGTGACCCatcgggcatgacctttgctaccgGTGGTGCAGGCGTGTTGGACAGTACATTGCACGAGGTCTCCATCCTTGCCAAGCAGGTCGACACTTTTAAAAAGATGGTCAAGGACGGGACCATCACGGAGAATCAACTGAGTCGCTCTGTAGTGCTCGTGGCCTTCTTCGGTAATGACTATGCAGGCATCGGCGTCATTGGCCTAAGTAGTCCCAACAAT ATTAATGCTTATATTGGGAAGGTGACAAAAGAGATTGCAACTAATGTGGATCAATTGTTGAAGCTTGGGGTGACAAAGGTTCTTGTCAATAACTTGCACCCTATCGGTTGCATGCCATCACACACCCGAACCAACAACTACACCACGTGCGATATTTTTGAAAACTTGGGTGCAACCATCCATAACGATAATCTGAAAAAAGTTATGACATCAAAGAATGTCTATATCGTCGATGTGTACACCGCCTTCACAAATATTGTGGATCATGTGGCAG GTAAAGGCTCAGAGCTGTCTAAACAATTCAAGCGCAAACTATCGCCATGCTGCGAGAGTTTGGACTCGAAAGGTTACTGCGGACAGCAAGATGAGTCATCCTCGAAGCTACTGTACACTGTGTGCGACAAGTCGAACAAATTCTTCTATTGGGATGACATGCATCCAACCCATGCAGGATAG